DNA from Coleofasciculus chthonoplastes PCC 7420:
TATTCGGTTGCGCGACTTGTAAGGCTTTGGCAATAGTTTTGAACGGAGAATCCATATTACCATCACCATTAATATCATCCCCAGTTATGGGGTTGACCAACAACACTTGGGTGTCTTGCTGATTTTGGACAACAAGTCGCTGGGGATTCGGTGTTAACTGGGCTACAGCTTCCAGAGGAGTCAGGGTGATACAGCTAAGAGAAACCACAGCGATCGCGCCTATCCTAAACCGGATTGGGCGTAGGTGGTGGAACCATTGAATTGGGTAAGGCTTAACCATCTCCTGCGGTATGAATCTGAAGCTATGTTTTGAGTGTACTGTACTCAGTTGCCCTAGAATAACGAATCGGCAACCGTTCGACAATTATTAAAATTTTCCACAGTTATGAATCATTCCAGATTCAGTCAACCCTTTAAAGCCATCATCCTGTTAGGATAAGAAATCATGTGGAGCAGTTCGCGATGAGCGGGTACAACGGTTGGATAGGTCAAGAACCAGCAGTTTGCCGAATATTAGATGCGAATTTAGACCGAGCCAGAGAAGGCTTACGGATTATCGAAGAGTGGTGTCGCTTTGGTCTAAATAGCGTGCAGATGGCGAGTGAATGCAAACAGATGCGCCAAGAACTTGCTCGTTGGCATAGTCGAGAGATTCGCGCCGAACGGGATACGCCCGGTGATTTGGGGACGGAACTCTCTCATCCCCAGGAAGAACAACGCGCCAATATCCAACAGGTTTTGCAAGCCAATCTATGTCGGGTTCAGGAAGCCTTACGGGTACTAGAAGAATATGGTAAGCTTCATAGTCCCAATATGGGAACCGCTTGCAAGCAAATGCGCTATCGGGTCTATACCCTGGAGAGTCAGTTGCTCATCTACCACCGTTATCAACGGCTGAAGCGATCGCAGCTTTATTTAGTGACCTCATCCTCAGACCAACTCTTGCCCACGGTAGAAGCGGCGCTACAAGGGGGACTGACGTTAGTTCAGTATCGGGAAAAGGGGGCTGATGATTTAGTCAAACTCGCTCAAGCCCAGAAACTGCGCCAGATGTGCCACCATTACGGGGCATTATTGATTATGAACGATCGCGTGGATTTAGCTCTGGCAATTGATGCCGATGGCGTTCATTTAGGACAGCAGGATTTGCCCATCGCTGTCGCCCGAAAACTCCTGGGACCTCATC
Protein-coding regions in this window:
- a CDS encoding thiamine phosphate synthase, which produces MSGYNGWIGQEPAVCRILDANLDRAREGLRIIEEWCRFGLNSVQMASECKQMRQELARWHSREIRAERDTPGDLGTELSHPQEEQRANIQQVLQANLCRVQEALRVLEEYGKLHSPNMGTACKQMRYRVYTLESQLLIYHRYQRLKRSQLYLVTSSSDQLLPTVEAALQGGLTLVQYREKGADDLVKLAQAQKLRQMCHHYGALLIMNDRVDLALAIDADGVHLGQQDLPIAVARKLLGPHRIIGRSTTNPEEMQQAISEGADYIGVGPVYETPTKVGKAAAGLDYVQYAAQQASVPWFAIGGIDPNNIHEVLGAGAKRVAIVRAIMQAEQPTLVTQYFLSQLTKEQHLRRIEAGIPQS